A single window of Metallosphaera hakonensis JCM 8857 = DSM 7519 DNA harbors:
- a CDS encoding RNA-guided endonuclease InsQ/TnpB family protein — protein MKVTIQGKILNPNREKRHKLNVVLEKYRKAVKFFASFKIRDKTLLQEKAYKEARMRFGLSSTLTQTARDKAVELVKENEGREFHVHRVSIRVNYRAFKLVKRDTKLTPYWLYLQLDGEGAWYPVQFGKRQEEMIEDALVEDEWSLQQVELVKRGGEWYAYFTLEKPFKGYKPQTAIGIDLGKRNLATVVALVNDKPVKGTFFRSSKIKEVRHKYFNIRKKLQEKRRLDVVRRLRGKERRIVNHELHVISKKIVEYAKQFPSPVIVMERLTGIRENFERGKKLNRRFHSLPFRKLQSMIEYKAKLEDINVIYINPKNTSRTCHRCGHVTRADRREYRCPKCGMIYNRDLNASINIARALTRGTGRGSVNGPKGR, from the coding sequence GTGAAGGTAACAATACAGGGTAAGATTCTGAACCCTAATAGGGAGAAGAGACACAAACTGAATGTTGTCCTGGAGAAGTATCGGAAGGCCGTGAAGTTCTTCGCTTCTTTTAAGATAAGGGATAAAACGCTCCTTCAGGAGAAGGCGTATAAGGAGGCTAGAATGAGGTTCGGTCTGTCTTCTACGCTCACGCAGACCGCGAGGGACAAAGCGGTGGAACTGGTAAAGGAAAACGAAGGAAGAGAGTTCCATGTACATCGCGTGTCTATACGTGTGAACTATCGTGCATTCAAACTGGTGAAGAGGGACACCAAGCTAACACCTTACTGGTTATATCTTCAACTTGACGGAGAGGGAGCTTGGTACCCGGTGCAGTTCGGTAAAAGACAGGAGGAGATGATAGAAGACGCTCTAGTTGAAGATGAATGGTCGTTGCAACAAGTTGAACTCGTAAAGAGAGGTGGGGAATGGTATGCATATTTCACGTTAGAGAAGCCCTTCAAGGGGTACAAGCCACAAACAGCTATAGGTATAGACTTGGGGAAAAGAAACCTAGCTACCGTAGTTGCGCTGGTTAATGACAAACCCGTCAAGGGTACTTTCTTTAGGAGTTCTAAGATAAAGGAAGTGAGGCACAAGTACTTCAACATCAGGAAAAAGCTCCAAGAAAAGAGGAGGCTTGACGTAGTTAGGAGACTTAGGGGAAAAGAGAGGAGGATAGTGAACCACGAGCTTCACGTTATATCTAAGAAGATCGTTGAATACGCTAAACAGTTTCCCTCCCCAGTGATTGTTATGGAGAGGCTCACGGGGATCAGGGAGAACTTTGAGAGGGGGAAGAAGCTCAATAGGAGGTTCCACTCCCTACCGTTTAGAAAATTACAAAGTATGATAGAGTATAAAGCAAAACTCGAGGACATTAACGTGATTTACATCAACCCTAAGAACACATCCAGGACTTGCCACAGATGTGGACATGTTACCCGTGCAGATAGGAGAGAATACAGATGTCCTAAATGCGGGATGATATATAATCGCGATTTGAACGCCTCAATTAACATAGCCCGTGCCTTAACGAGAGGTACGGGTCGGGGTTCCGTAAACGGCCCGAAGGGGA
- a CDS encoding HD domain-containing protein, with amino-acid sequence MKLIRDPIHGYIEVPDKLLRIVSSPLFQRLRYIKQTALAYMVYPGMNHTRFEHSLGVMYLSMEFFKYIKANSSLDFPLPEHEFIELIGATAMLHDIGHLPFSHTFENALFVAKRVYGLNVFEKDKKTHVILGTKLIEEGFSSELERSFKDLGDPVKFISRVLMETPSNSEEKLANLIISNFIDADRSDYLLRDSYYAGVGYGRFDIERLKRFLLFENGMLTVMNKALPIVEQFLLARMYMFQNVYFHNVVGLYNAILSQAIAHLLRDGYISVPETPEEFLYFVDNIIFSNLLKVRKELTNALMYRQGFKRIKIDPSIECIRFLDSMRDEIYEDMRVSDGLFVYHEFNDVPYREEKDEAVYILSPHGVERLKQVSPLIRSLSEIRKVVFGYHEGAEKLGRKYERILSDCESGKEDA; translated from the coding sequence ATGAAATTAATTAGGGACCCAATTCATGGCTATATAGAAGTTCCAGATAAGCTCCTTCGCATAGTATCGAGCCCACTTTTTCAACGCCTGAGATACATTAAGCAGACGGCTCTGGCATATATGGTTTATCCTGGTATGAACCATACTCGCTTTGAGCATAGTCTTGGTGTCATGTATCTATCCATGGAGTTTTTCAAATACATTAAGGCAAACTCCTCATTGGATTTCCCATTGCCAGAACATGAATTCATAGAGCTAATTGGGGCAACAGCAATGCTGCATGATATAGGTCATCTTCCCTTTTCTCATACCTTTGAGAATGCCTTATTCGTGGCAAAGCGAGTATACGGCCTGAATGTTTTCGAGAAGGATAAGAAGACCCACGTTATTCTAGGAACCAAACTCATTGAAGAGGGTTTCTCCTCTGAATTAGAAAGGAGTTTCAAGGATTTAGGAGATCCAGTGAAGTTCATTTCAAGAGTTCTCATGGAGACACCCTCTAATAGTGAGGAAAAGTTGGCTAATTTGATAATCTCAAATTTCATTGATGCAGATAGAAGCGATTATCTTTTAAGGGACTCGTATTATGCAGGTGTTGGATACGGTAGGTTCGACATTGAGAGGCTCAAAAGGTTTCTCCTTTTCGAGAACGGAATGTTAACTGTTATGAACAAAGCTTTGCCTATAGTTGAACAATTCCTCCTTGCAAGAATGTATATGTTTCAAAATGTATACTTTCACAATGTCGTAGGGTTATATAATGCGATTTTATCTCAAGCAATAGCCCACCTACTCAGGGACGGTTACATATCTGTGCCTGAGACTCCTGAGGAATTTCTCTACTTTGTTGATAACATTATTTTCTCTAATCTTCTTAAGGTGAGAAAGGAGTTGACTAACGCGTTAATGTATAGGCAGGGGTTTAAGAGAATAAAGATCGATCCATCAATAGAATGTATAAGATTCTTGGACTCAATGAGGGACGAAATATATGAGGATATGAGGGTCTCTGATGGCCTCTTCGTATACCATGAATTCAACGATGTCCCTTACAGAGAGGAAAAGGATGAGGCAGTTTATATTTTGAGTCCCCATGGGGTAGAGAGATTGAAGCAGGTTTCCCCATTGATAAGATCCCTTAGTGAGATAAGGAAGGTAGTATTTGGATACCATGAGGGAGCGGAAAAACTTGGACGGAAGTACGAGAGAATTCTTAGCGATTGTGAGTCAGGAAAAGAGGACGCATGA
- the mvaD gene encoding diphosphomevalonate decarboxylase produces MRVEAEAVAPSNIAIVKYWGKRNTELNLPLNSSLSVSLDSLWVRSKVIFDEGFERDVVTINGNKLSDGEVKDYAGKVLDIFRNFYGRRIYARVESSTNFPSSAGLASSAAGIAALVIASNEALGLNLSKRELSKIARIGSGSACRSLFGGFVKWNKGELENGEDSFCEEIFTPDHWPNLVDVIGIFKEERKKVSSRSGMQSTTLSSSLLKCRLEFVERTFGEVIDSIRTRNAKLFFELTMRHSNSMHAVILDSWPPLNYLNDRSFRVMEWVAEFGRAGYTFDAGPNPHIFTLEEDVKEVTEFLESEGAVKVIISKIGKGPYIIS; encoded by the coding sequence TTGAGGGTTGAAGCTGAGGCTGTAGCACCTTCAAATATAGCAATAGTAAAGTACTGGGGAAAAAGAAACACGGAACTTAATTTACCCCTAAACTCCTCACTGTCCGTGTCCCTTGATTCCCTCTGGGTTAGATCAAAGGTAATCTTTGACGAAGGGTTTGAAAGGGATGTGGTTACAATTAATGGTAACAAATTAAGCGATGGGGAGGTTAAGGACTACGCAGGGAAAGTTCTAGATATCTTTAGGAATTTTTATGGAAGGAGGATATATGCAAGGGTAGAATCATCGACTAACTTTCCAAGTTCAGCGGGTTTAGCGTCTTCCGCAGCAGGTATAGCCGCATTAGTCATAGCTTCCAATGAGGCCTTAGGACTGAATCTAAGTAAGAGAGAACTGTCGAAGATTGCAAGGATAGGGTCAGGAAGCGCATGTAGAAGCCTGTTCGGGGGATTTGTAAAGTGGAACAAAGGGGAACTGGAAAATGGTGAAGACTCGTTCTGTGAGGAGATTTTCACACCAGATCATTGGCCTAACCTTGTCGATGTTATAGGGATCTTTAAGGAAGAGAGGAAAAAAGTATCGTCTAGATCCGGGATGCAAAGTACAACCCTAAGCTCAAGCCTTCTTAAGTGTAGACTTGAATTCGTAGAGAGGACATTCGGAGAAGTTATTGATTCCATTCGTACTCGTAACGCTAAATTATTCTTTGAATTAACTATGAGGCATAGTAACAGCATGCATGCGGTCATACTGGATTCCTGGCCACCATTGAATTACTTGAACGATAGATCTTTCAGAGTAATGGAGTGGGTAGCCGAGTTCGGTAGGGCTGGATACACATTTGATGCCGGACCCAATCCACATATATTTACGCTTGAGGAAGACGTTAAGGAGGTTACTGAGTTCCTGGAAAGCGAGGGTGCGGTTAAAGTTATTATTAGTAAAATAGGAAAAGGTCCATATATAATTTCATGA
- a CDS encoding phosphomevalonate kinase, translated as MLKVSAPGKVLWIGSYSVVFGGISHVLAIDKRVVSQCEKSDKMEFITTYGVFTEGKNELIDSVLQVVRASYDVEPVRVYLYNDKAFQMDGKKTGLGSSSAATVALIGCLVTLYSGKLDTGEVYKLSQKANYIRQGGTGSGFDIAAAVYGSVIYRRFKDIEIVDSEVKPLKLPDNFQLLLGFTGRSANTVNLVRKFEEVKNDWRFKEIMQEIEIDNSMAIRLLELGKIDAAIPHIKLARRNLNLLAKNVVGVVLETENDIRIMEIAENNGAILSLMPGAAGGDLVFALGENLAKVREAWEKIGIKTIDVKQDEGVRVEG; from the coding sequence TTGCTAAAAGTAAGTGCACCTGGAAAGGTCCTCTGGATAGGAAGTTATTCGGTAGTGTTCGGAGGGATATCACACGTTTTAGCCATAGATAAGAGAGTCGTAAGTCAATGCGAAAAATCCGATAAAATGGAATTTATTACAACATATGGAGTTTTCACCGAAGGCAAAAACGAGCTAATAGATAGCGTTCTTCAAGTAGTGAGAGCGAGTTACGATGTTGAACCTGTCAGAGTATACCTGTATAACGATAAGGCATTTCAGATGGATGGAAAAAAGACTGGCCTTGGAAGCTCGTCCGCTGCAACTGTAGCTCTCATTGGATGTCTTGTCACATTGTATTCTGGGAAACTGGATACCGGGGAAGTTTACAAGCTATCCCAGAAAGCTAATTACATCCGCCAAGGAGGCACTGGAAGCGGCTTCGATATAGCTGCGGCCGTATATGGCAGTGTAATATACAGAAGGTTTAAAGATATAGAGATAGTTGACTCTGAGGTGAAACCGCTCAAATTACCTGACAATTTCCAGTTACTTCTGGGATTTACTGGGAGAAGTGCAAACACTGTAAACTTGGTGAGAAAATTCGAGGAAGTTAAGAACGATTGGAGATTTAAGGAGATAATGCAGGAAATCGAAATTGATAATAGTATGGCGATAAGGCTATTGGAATTGGGGAAAATAGACGCTGCAATTCCACATATCAAATTAGCTAGAAGAAATCTAAATTTGTTGGCAAAAAATGTAGTTGGGGTTGTTTTGGAGACCGAGAACGATATAAGGATAATGGAAATTGCTGAGAACAATGGAGCGATATTATCCCTTATGCCGGGAGCAGCAGGCGGAGATCTCGTGTTTGCTCTAGGTGAAAACTTAGCCAAGGTTAGAGAGGCGTGGGAAAAAATAGGCATTAAGACAATTGATGTTAAACAGGACGAAGGTGTTAGAGTTGAGGGTTGA
- a CDS encoding winged helix-turn-helix domain-containing protein, which translates to MRTRRTSVEIVADILEVVSTGTGSKSSVMRNANLSEGLTEKYLGMLVSKDLLEFRDGSYRLTEKGRRILQNFREIRKLELRLDELLNSTLAELS; encoded by the coding sequence ATGAGAACTAGGAGAACTTCAGTGGAGATAGTTGCTGATATCCTAGAGGTAGTGAGCACTGGGACAGGGAGTAAGTCTTCGGTAATGCGTAATGCCAACTTAAGTGAAGGATTAACTGAGAAGTATCTGGGGATGCTGGTATCTAAGGATTTATTGGAATTTCGTGACGGCTCCTATAGGCTAACGGAAAAGGGAAGGCGAATACTTCAAAACTTTAGGGAGATTAGAAAATTGGAGTTAAGGTTAGATGAACTCTTAAATTCGACATTAGCAGAACTTTCTTAG
- a CDS encoding glycine cleavage system protein H, producing the protein MQISGFSFPDDLLYDAEKHVWAKIEGNVITLGITDLGQYMTGKIFQVSAKNVGEKVNPRTPIFTVESAKWVGKFRFPIHGEVIEVNNKVLDNANFLNEDPYGTWIVKIRVEELDKKVFKPIGEVKEIFEKEASRIAR; encoded by the coding sequence ATGCAAATAAGTGGTTTCTCCTTTCCTGATGATCTACTATATGATGCGGAGAAGCATGTGTGGGCAAAGATTGAGGGAAACGTCATAACGCTAGGAATAACGGACCTTGGTCAGTACATGACTGGTAAGATTTTCCAGGTTTCAGCAAAGAACGTTGGAGAAAAGGTAAATCCACGAACTCCGATTTTCACTGTGGAAAGTGCCAAATGGGTCGGGAAATTTAGGTTTCCAATCCACGGAGAGGTCATAGAGGTAAACAACAAAGTATTAGACAACGCCAATTTTCTAAACGAAGATCCTTACGGGACCTGGATAGTGAAAATAAGAGTGGAGGAACTAGATAAGAAGGTCTTTAAGCCCATAGGAGAGGTTAAGGAAATATTTGAAAAGGAGGCCAGTCGGATTGCTAGGTGA
- a CDS encoding HAD family hydrolase, whose amino-acid sequence MDFAIWLDGVVLDVDTTDSLYMNYKGNKVAVPLMMRVQNDWPPFYRNLRELARIFILSPYSLEETEKVLKELGIQESFIYNEGKTKPSKEPMERFVKRFGIDPLNLIIIGSSPLDLLSARFYDSRIRVACVIRRRDCAKYSPYIQAKSLTELWVSLGKLKLL is encoded by the coding sequence ATGGATTTTGCCATATGGCTGGACGGCGTAGTCTTGGACGTTGACACTACGGACTCCCTGTACATGAATTACAAGGGAAATAAGGTGGCGGTTCCGTTAATGATGAGGGTTCAGAACGATTGGCCTCCATTCTACAGGAACCTGAGGGAGCTCGCAAGGATATTCATCCTTTCACCTTATTCCCTTGAGGAGACTGAAAAAGTTCTTAAGGAGTTAGGAATTCAGGAGAGTTTCATTTATAACGAGGGAAAGACCAAACCTTCCAAGGAACCTATGGAAAGGTTTGTGAAGAGATTTGGAATTGACCCGCTAAACTTGATTATAATAGGTTCCTCTCCATTGGATTTGCTATCAGCAAGGTTTTATGACTCAAGAATTAGGGTAGCATGTGTGATAAGACGGAGAGACTGCGCTAAATATAGTCCATATATTCAGGCTAAGAGTCTGACCGAGCTTTGGGTCTCTTTAGGTAAACTCAAGTTGTTATGA
- a CDS encoding 7-cyano-7-deazaguanine synthase, with protein sequence MKSLFLVSGGLDSTSGMYKFRDMEYDCVTVNYGQRAYREQVRYARLNCDKLNKKLIEINIKELGLAFRHGKTMIPHEPIKHRNAAIIPLMLVYASEMGYSQVYVFTVSEECVYESNKPEILKLLTAMAKALHVELVFPFLGLSKSYVLKIGVSSGMNPVDTYSCIVGHKRHCGRCSQCEMRKIAFLQAGIKDETSYLY encoded by the coding sequence ATGAAGTCCCTCTTTCTTGTGTCAGGAGGGTTGGACTCCACCTCAGGAATGTACAAATTCAGAGACATGGAATATGACTGTGTAACTGTGAATTACGGCCAAAGAGCTTACAGGGAGCAGGTAAGATACGCGAGATTGAACTGTGATAAACTCAACAAGAAATTAATTGAAATCAATATCAAGGAACTTGGCCTAGCCTTCAGGCACGGTAAAACAATGATTCCACATGAACCCATAAAGCACAGAAATGCGGCTATAATCCCGCTAATGCTTGTTTATGCCTCTGAAATGGGATACTCTCAAGTTTATGTGTTCACCGTAAGTGAGGAATGCGTATATGAGTCCAATAAGCCTGAAATACTGAAGCTATTAACCGCAATGGCAAAGGCCCTGCACGTAGAACTCGTGTTTCCGTTTCTTGGACTCTCCAAGAGTTACGTGCTCAAAATCGGTGTTAGCTCAGGAATGAATCCGGTGGACACATATTCGTGTATTGTCGGTCATAAGAGGCATTGTGGTAGATGTTCCCAATGTGAAATGAGAAAGATTGCCTTTCTTCAAGCAGGAATTAAAGACGAAACAAGTTATTTATACTGA
- the lrs14 gene encoding HTH-type transcriptional regulator Lrs14 — protein sequence MEVQKLKARLPSGREVGLVEALSFCYDISDTDFQILKALINMGPKTEDDLASVLKLSKASINRSVNKLISIGFVERVKDQGSKGGRPRYIYKAVDAEALVDKIGKDFEYCAKLFSGLTPAELKSFPKP from the coding sequence ATGGAAGTCCAAAAATTAAAAGCAAGGCTTCCTTCTGGAAGGGAAGTAGGGTTGGTTGAAGCTCTAAGCTTCTGTTACGACATTTCAGATACCGATTTCCAAATACTAAAGGCACTGATAAACATGGGCCCTAAGACTGAGGATGATTTGGCGTCAGTACTGAAACTCAGTAAGGCCTCAATTAACAGATCAGTGAATAAGTTGATTTCTATAGGTTTTGTGGAAAGAGTAAAGGATCAAGGTTCAAAGGGTGGTAGGCCCAGATATATTTACAAGGCGGTTGATGCTGAAGCCCTTGTGGATAAAATAGGAAAGGACTTTGAATATTGCGCCAAGTTATTCAGTGGACTCACGCCTGCTGAACTTAAGAGCTTTCCGAAGCCTTAG
- a CDS encoding sulfurtransferase TusA family protein, whose protein sequence is MEELNLLDLECPEPFMKVAAKLMKMKQGRLKILFKDPKCDDMIMEAVKLMDCKVLEHRSQEGTYVLVLEKNPSSSNENKVQELGGC, encoded by the coding sequence ATGGAGGAGCTAAATCTCCTAGATCTAGAGTGTCCCGAACCTTTCATGAAAGTAGCAGCCAAGTTAATGAAAATGAAGCAAGGCAGACTTAAGATATTGTTTAAGGACCCTAAATGTGACGATATGATAATGGAGGCTGTGAAACTAATGGACTGCAAAGTTTTGGAACATAGATCGCAGGAAGGAACATATGTGCTGGTTTTAGAGAAGAATCCGAGCTCTAGCAACGAGAACAAAGTACAAGAGCTAGGCGGTTGCTGA
- a CDS encoding helix-turn-helix domain-containing protein, giving the protein MEALDTLKDRKESIRCCYKITETDVECLFKLIEVGEPKTSVELGKLMGLSKTTVENSMKKLIELGLIERIKIDGKRIGRPKYLYSVSESFQERVRMDLKRCAERILSATA; this is encoded by the coding sequence ATGGAAGCCCTAGATACTCTGAAAGATAGAAAGGAAAGTATAAGATGTTGCTACAAGATCACAGAGACCGATGTGGAATGTCTTTTCAAGTTAATTGAGGTTGGGGAACCTAAGACCTCAGTGGAGCTAGGTAAATTAATGGGCCTAAGTAAAACCACGGTCGAGAACAGTATGAAGAAGCTGATAGAACTTGGATTGATTGAAAGGATAAAAATAGACGGAAAGCGCATTGGACGTCCTAAATATCTATATTCCGTATCGGAAAGTTTCCAAGAGAGAGTTAGGATGGACTTAAAGAGATGCGCGGAAAGGATTCTTTCAGCAACCGCCTAG
- a CDS encoding CoA-binding protein produces MEDQIRFVLTEFKRIATIGFSKDPEKPSHRVPKFLMEHGYTVYPVNPTVSEILGKKAYPSLSDIKDNVEVVQVFRPSRDVPAIMEEVLKRKREKGDVRVVWLQEGIRDDESARRGMSEGLIVIQDKCMYKEYVRLFGP; encoded by the coding sequence ATGGAGGATCAAATTAGATTTGTTCTCACCGAGTTCAAACGTATAGCCACAATAGGATTCTCGAAGGACCCAGAGAAGCCCTCTCATAGAGTACCCAAGTTCCTTATGGAACACGGCTATACGGTGTACCCAGTTAATCCCACCGTAAGTGAAATTCTAGGGAAAAAGGCATATCCTTCTCTTAGTGATATCAAGGATAATGTAGAAGTGGTTCAGGTTTTCAGACCGTCTAGGGACGTTCCCGCAATAATGGAAGAGGTGTTAAAGAGAAAAAGGGAGAAGGGAGACGTAAGGGTAGTTTGGCTCCAGGAAGGGATAAGGGACGATGAATCGGCGAGAAGAGGAATGTCAGAAGGACTCATAGTAATCCAAGACAAGTGTATGTACAAGGAATACGTCAGGCTTTTCGGCCCATGA
- a CDS encoding lipoyl protein ligase domain-containing protein, producing the protein MAAFRFIIERGPQYHLLAGEEALLDSVAEGADPVLRFVIFDPTAVLLGYHQSAEQEINLEKVRERKWDVGRRPTGGGTIIMGPGQLGWEIYAESSMLGGSIESAIRRSADGVISTLSKFGIRANFRPKNDVEINGRKISGLGAFSVGKYVSVTGTILVDFDVDSMVDTLRLSAEKMRDKVSKDFKERITWLNRELGSTVSIEEVIKEAKVSFKESLGVELSEGRYSLREEESIKELEFKYRSQEWIFGLRQTLHGDNVRRGEIKLPGGLLRVQIKMAGKGLIESALITGDFFVEPRRSIYDLEARLKWSRVEDIDKEVSEWFQGVKILGIDKEQLTRFLEGLAK; encoded by the coding sequence ATGGCAGCTTTTAGATTTATCATTGAAAGGGGTCCACAGTATCATCTCTTGGCTGGAGAAGAGGCTCTTCTAGACTCAGTAGCTGAAGGCGCAGACCCGGTTCTTCGATTTGTGATCTTTGATCCCACCGCAGTGCTTTTGGGTTATCATCAATCGGCGGAGCAGGAGATTAACCTGGAGAAAGTAAGGGAAAGGAAGTGGGATGTAGGTAGAAGACCAACAGGAGGTGGAACGATTATAATGGGTCCAGGTCAATTGGGTTGGGAGATATACGCCGAGTCATCAATGCTAGGTGGATCAATCGAGTCAGCAATCAGGCGATCGGCCGACGGCGTCATCTCAACTCTCTCTAAGTTCGGGATTAGGGCTAATTTTAGACCTAAGAATGACGTTGAAATAAATGGGAGAAAGATTTCCGGATTAGGCGCATTCTCTGTTGGAAAATATGTGTCTGTAACAGGCACCATACTCGTGGACTTTGATGTGGACAGCATGGTGGACACCTTGAGGCTAAGTGCAGAGAAGATGAGGGATAAGGTATCGAAAGATTTCAAGGAGAGAATAACTTGGTTAAATAGGGAACTTGGTTCGACCGTATCCATAGAGGAAGTCATTAAGGAAGCAAAGGTTTCCTTTAAGGAATCCCTAGGCGTTGAATTAAGTGAGGGAAGGTACTCTTTAAGGGAAGAGGAGAGCATAAAAGAATTGGAATTTAAATACAGATCCCAAGAATGGATATTCGGTCTAAGGCAAACTCTACATGGGGATAACGTAAGACGGGGGGAAATTAAACTTCCAGGTGGTCTCCTTAGGGTTCAAATTAAGATGGCAGGGAAAGGGCTCATAGAGTCTGCATTAATAACTGGAGATTTCTTTGTGGAACCAAGGAGAAGCATATATGACCTTGAGGCTAGGCTAAAATGGTCTAGGGTTGAGGACATCGACAAAGAGGTTTCAGAGTGGTTCCAGGGAGTGAAAATATTGGGTATTGACAAGGAACAGTTAACTAGGTTCTTGGAGGGGTTAGCCAAGTGA
- a CDS encoding radical SAM protein, giving the protein MRPIFFYAPYLKKYETDYLSSDDGWRPISVTGTSCAFSCKHCETRVLEGMEDGSTKAKFESVLERVSSSGQKGVILSGGSSPRGDVPIWKYTEVLKKYPNLTVIAHTGVVKSREIARRFKESGVKIGLLDMVGDQETIDQVLGQPFTVKDYLNSFRYLKEEGIKIAPHVIVGLSRKGIEGDLHALELLSEVNPDAVIIVGLMPLVGTPYKNTREPSPEELAKVLLRARELFSNPVMLGCARPRGKAYISVERLAVDQGIDGMAFPSEETIEYAKDKREVVLSHACCGNVIHDFLLRVSI; this is encoded by the coding sequence GTGAGACCTATATTCTTCTATGCTCCATATCTTAAGAAGTACGAAACAGATTACCTGAGTTCAGACGATGGCTGGAGACCCATATCGGTGACTGGGACGTCCTGTGCCTTCAGCTGTAAGCATTGCGAAACGAGGGTTTTAGAAGGAATGGAAGACGGTTCAACTAAGGCCAAGTTTGAGAGTGTCCTGGAGAGAGTTAGTAGTTCTGGCCAAAAGGGAGTCATTCTTTCAGGTGGATCGTCACCTAGGGGCGACGTGCCGATCTGGAAGTACACTGAAGTACTGAAGAAGTATCCCAATCTAACAGTAATTGCTCACACTGGAGTCGTGAAAAGTAGGGAAATAGCAAGAAGATTCAAAGAAAGCGGAGTAAAGATAGGTTTGCTAGATATGGTAGGTGATCAAGAGACCATAGATCAAGTCCTTGGCCAACCGTTCACAGTTAAGGACTACCTCAACTCCTTTAGGTATCTGAAAGAAGAAGGTATCAAGATAGCCCCTCATGTCATAGTGGGCTTAAGTAGGAAAGGTATAGAGGGGGACCTTCATGCCCTAGAGTTGTTAAGTGAAGTAAATCCTGACGCAGTGATAATAGTGGGCCTTATGCCCCTTGTGGGAACTCCCTATAAGAACACGAGGGAGCCTTCCCCTGAAGAATTGGCTAAAGTTCTTCTTAGGGCTAGGGAACTCTTCTCGAATCCAGTTATGCTAGGTTGTGCTAGACCTAGAGGTAAGGCCTATATTTCGGTGGAGAGACTGGCCGTTGACCAAGGAATAGATGGAATGGCCTTTCCCTCCGAAGAAACCATAGAGTACGCCAAGGATAAGCGAGAAGTGGTTTTAAGCCACGCGTGTTGTGGAAACGTGATTCATGACTTTCTATTACGGGTGTCCATATGA